Proteins encoded within one genomic window of candidate division WOR-3 bacterium:
- a CDS encoding KaiC domain-containing protein: protein MPEDYQEEQRIEPDLSAVYTGTEALEKAPEIYGVETGIEGLDDLFYIVESRKNRLEKKSLKGIPAYSVMNITGVSDTGKSLIVEQFTVYRASKGDKVAFITVESPANFVVASLKLRAMAMGLNFDQFQDNIILIDAASSTRIRENIPDLLATLTYVIKTYKVKFTVVDSITGLFENKEMMARAVVRRMYNYMKKWYQTALFVSQKRSGHEELTAEAAGGYAVGHIVDGTMVLAKELVDSVYKARLYRKPLGDIVRLFRIDGCRMSGHDTRTHFLEITDTGLLIIKEPIGG, encoded by the coding sequence ATGCCTGAAGATTATCAGGAGGAACAAAGGATTGAGCCCGATTTATCAGCGGTGTATACTGGTACGGAGGCGCTGGAAAAGGCACCCGAAATTTATGGTGTAGAAACGGGTATTGAGGGGCTTGATGATCTATTTTATATAGTTGAATCCAGAAAGAATCGGCTGGAAAAGAAGTCTTTAAAAGGTATACCTGCTTACTCGGTAATGAATATCACAGGGGTTTCGGACACAGGAAAATCGCTTATAGTTGAGCAATTTACAGTATACAGAGCAAGCAAGGGCGACAAAGTGGCCTTCATAACAGTAGAATCTCCGGCAAATTTTGTTGTTGCCTCACTGAAATTAAGGGCTATGGCAATGGGGTTGAATTTTGACCAGTTTCAAGATAACATAATATTGATTGATGCTGCCTCTTCTACTCGAATCAGAGAGAATATACCAGACTTACTTGCAACTCTAACCTACGTGATAAAGACTTATAAAGTTAAGTTCACTGTTGTAGATTCAATTACCGGACTCTTTGAGAATAAGGAAATGATGGCTCGTGCAGTGGTGAGAAGAATGTATAACTACATGAAAAAGTGGTATCAAACTGCCCTTTTTGTATCGCAGAAAAGAAGTGGACATGAGGAACTGACGGCTGAGGCAGCTGGGGGATATGCTGTGGGGCACATAGTAGATGGAACGATGGTACTGGCAAAGGAATTAGTGGATTCGGTCTATAAAGCACGGTTATATAGAAAACCATTGGGTGACATTGTTAGATTATTTAGAATCGATGGATGCAGAATGTCGGGACATGATACAAGAACCCATTTTTTAGAAATTACAGATACAGGTTTGCTTATAATTAAGGAACCAATAGGAGGGTAA
- a CDS encoding TolC family protein, whose product MILFLFSLFFLINTPDTIVVRYENLSELAEKFSPTYKEIKFNQNASAIGFAANIASAIGSADFSINKNEITYQNPPAPILSPQYGSTLSLTTSILATNNLFRVVGSYLDFKNSMSSQEDAKLQFLLNLKTLFLNTLKLKKTVEAYGKALERSKLYYELIVERYKLGMVSKTDSLKGEIEIKNAEINLLNAQNAYQKSLEQLKSLLGLKDDSFIILADYEPSLDSFQVRERGFYIENALKNNLTVKTLSAIMNSSRVNLLYSTLSFVPQISFGKTWYYSGKDLPKSLEDYSEKEQWTIQAYINLVNYPFAVAQKSQLERAYTYRYKKTILDITAKVKSAYEDLLYNAKTFELARLRLEQAKAAYSLASEQYKEGLISLLQLMDAETSYLQSEVGLIEAKYNYLIAIENLSYLTGMEVGK is encoded by the coding sequence ATGATACTCTTCTTATTTTCTCTCTTTTTTTTGATTAATACGCCCGATACCATCGTAGTTAGGTATGAAAATCTTTCAGAACTTGCTGAAAAATTTTCACCGACATATAAAGAGATAAAGTTTAACCAGAATGCTTCCGCCATCGGCTTTGCAGCTAACATTGCCAGTGCTATTGGAAGTGCAGATTTCTCAATTAACAAGAATGAAATTACTTACCAGAATCCCCCTGCTCCAATTTTGTCCCCACAATATGGGTCTACCCTTTCTTTAACTACCAGCATACTTGCTACAAATAACCTCTTTAGAGTGGTGGGCTCTTATCTCGATTTCAAAAATAGCATGTCTTCTCAAGAAGATGCAAAGCTCCAGTTCTTGCTGAATTTAAAAACCTTGTTTTTAAACACTCTAAAGTTGAAAAAGACCGTGGAAGCTTATGGGAAGGCGTTAGAGAGAAGCAAACTTTATTACGAACTTATTGTTGAACGGTATAAACTGGGAATGGTGTCCAAAACTGACTCTCTTAAGGGTGAAATAGAAATAAAAAACGCTGAGATAAATCTTCTAAATGCACAGAATGCCTATCAGAAAAGCCTCGAACAGCTAAAATCTTTGCTCGGTCTAAAGGACGATAGTTTTATTATTTTAGCGGATTACGAACCATCCCTGGACAGCTTCCAGGTTAGAGAGAGAGGATTTTACATAGAGAATGCATTGAAAAACAATCTCACAGTCAAAACCCTTTCGGCAATTATGAATTCAAGTCGAGTTAATTTGTTGTATTCAACTCTTTCCTTTGTTCCACAGATCTCCTTTGGAAAGACCTGGTATTACAGCGGTAAGGATTTGCCCAAAAGCCTCGAAGATTATAGTGAAAAAGAACAGTGGACAATACAGGCCTATATAAACCTTGTGAATTATCCCTTTGCTGTAGCTCAGAAGTCACAGCTTGAAAGGGCCTACACTTATAGGTACAAAAAGACGATACTGGACATAACAGCAAAGGTTAAGAGTGCCTACGAAGACCTCCTTTACAACGCAAAAACCTTTGAACTTGCAAGATTAAGGCTTGAACAGGCTAAGGCAGCCTATTCTCTTGCAAGTGAACAATACAAAGAGGGTTTAATTTCCCTTTTGCAATTAATGGACGCAGAGACAAGTTATCTGCAAAGTGAAGTTGGTCTTATAGAAGCAAAGTACAATTATTTAATAGCAATTGAAAACTTATCTTACCTTACAGGAATGGAGGTTGGTAAATGA
- a CDS encoding bacterio-opsin activator — MVIEITGLPQAEMNEKDLEYLVSRVFFKSIDLLGGLNKLAEFRTLTWLPSLARAAYVIVLRDEYLRTEDEIAKRVGLTRNTVRNILRADPTLAMEKIKKLEELAKEEIREMKVHTAGGIAKLAYKMVKEGNDAETLVQYYGLAAEDVAKALDIPWAYAVLKCTKGIKYPIEEGSVLKERLTGLKIKNLPSEEVIEKLHFPIKNPAHLLHEIKLVISSIEGN; from the coding sequence ATGGTGATAGAAATTACGGGGTTACCACAAGCAGAAATGAATGAAAAGGACCTTGAGTATCTTGTCAGTAGGGTCTTTTTCAAGTCTATAGACCTTCTTGGTGGACTAAATAAACTTGCGGAATTCAGGACTCTTACATGGCTTCCAAGCTTAGCAAGAGCAGCATACGTAATAGTTCTAAGAGATGAATATCTAAGAACGGAAGACGAAATAGCAAAAAGGGTTGGGCTTACGAGAAATACCGTTAGGAATATACTAAGAGCCGATCCAACCCTTGCCATGGAGAAGATCAAAAAGCTTGAAGAACTTGCCAAGGAAGAGATCAGGGAGATGAAGGTGCACACTGCTGGTGGGATAGCAAAACTCGCTTACAAGATGGTAAAAGAAGGGAATGATGCAGAAACTCTCGTTCAATATTATGGGTTGGCTGCTGAAGATGTGGCAAAGGCCCTTGATATACCGTGGGCATATGCTGTTCTTAAATGCACAAAAGGAATAAAATACCCAATCGAAGAAGGCTCTGTCCTCAAAGAGAGACTAACGGGCTTGAAGATTAAGAATCTTCCTTCTGAAGAGGTCATTGAAAAATTGCATTTCCCAATCAAAAATCCCGCGCACCTTTTACATGAGATAAAGCTTGTAATAAGCAGTATCGAAGGCAATTAA
- a CDS encoding efflux RND transporter periplasmic adaptor subunit has protein sequence MKTKRIVIIAAVITVLGIIVAANIIKAGKNTPTVEAQIVTRGRIQEVVRADGEIKAEKQVDIGSDIMGRIEKIYVKLGDYVKKGDTLCLIDRQSYEAKVNSLKMSLNDLQNKLDKAQKDFERIKSLYDKGLVAETDYENSRLQLESLKAQYQSTYYSLKDAEYQLSKTVITSPITGKVVSLNKEAGEIVVMGTVNNPATVIMTIAELSKMKVNAYVDESEIVKVKEGQPVNINVTAYPDKNFKGIVRAISAAPYQGTTTSSATGGVQYSVEIAIVDTGILYPGMTATCEIITNRRDSVLKVPVQALGKEKTGEDYLFVIRGGKVYKTPVKLGIIASNEAEIVEGLAEGDTIATGPYTVLRTLKDGQKVKFEIREKSFEGKKPGRRFERRP, from the coding sequence ATGAAAACAAAAAGAATAGTTATTATTGCTGCAGTAATCACTGTGCTGGGAATTATAGTTGCTGCTAATATTATAAAAGCTGGCAAAAATACACCTACTGTTGAAGCTCAAATTGTAACAAGAGGACGAATTCAGGAAGTTGTCCGGGCAGATGGTGAAATTAAAGCAGAAAAACAGGTAGATATCGGGTCCGATATAATGGGGAGGATTGAGAAGATTTATGTTAAATTAGGCGATTACGTGAAAAAGGGGGATACCCTTTGCCTTATTGATAGGCAGTCTTACGAAGCAAAGGTCAACAGTTTAAAAATGAGTTTGAACGATTTACAAAATAAACTTGACAAAGCCCAAAAGGATTTTGAACGGATTAAGAGTCTATATGATAAGGGTCTTGTAGCCGAAACAGATTATGAAAACTCCAGACTTCAACTCGAAAGTTTAAAGGCCCAATATCAATCGACCTATTACTCTTTAAAAGACGCCGAATATCAACTAAGTAAGACAGTTATTACATCACCAATTACTGGAAAAGTGGTAAGCTTAAACAAAGAAGCAGGTGAAATAGTAGTGATGGGAACCGTTAACAATCCTGCAACCGTTATTATGACGATCGCTGAACTTTCGAAAATGAAGGTCAATGCCTATGTAGATGAGTCAGAAATTGTTAAAGTGAAAGAGGGACAACCCGTCAATATAAATGTTACTGCTTACCCTGATAAAAACTTCAAAGGAATTGTGCGGGCAATATCTGCCGCCCCTTATCAAGGGACCACTACATCTTCCGCGACCGGTGGAGTCCAGTATTCTGTTGAAATTGCCATAGTAGATACTGGAATATTGTACCCTGGAATGACTGCAACCTGTGAAATAATCACAAACAGAAGGGATTCAGTCCTTAAAGTACCTGTTCAGGCTCTTGGAAAAGAAAAAACTGGAGAAGATTATCTTTTTGTAATAAGAGGTGGAAAAGTTTATAAAACCCCTGTTAAACTCGGAATAATAGCATCTAACGAAGCGGAGATTGTAGAAGGACTTGCGGAGGGAGATACCATTGCCACGGGACCTTACACTGTTTTGCGGACTTTAAAAGATGGCCAAAAAGTTAAATTTGAAATAAGGGAAAAGTCTTTCGAAGGTAAAAAGCCTGGCAGAAGATTCGAGAGAAGACCATGA
- a CDS encoding metallophosphoesterase family protein translates to MRILIISDIHGNIYPLQKVLKTETYDLMICLGDLVDYGPFPDEVTSIIREKANYCVLGNHDYSFAFDDDCPGTTPEFRKITYEIRNYFKYRLSPENIAFLKTLPLTKEVMIEGQSFLLLHSSAEDPLGDYVTFDQDPEIIKKRMLPDKLVNVILYGHTHQSGMLKINNVTIFNPGSLGFPRGKDRYPSYAILENGQFKIQYVEYDVSKIVSEYKKHSVPEEIIHKLIGARI, encoded by the coding sequence ATGAGAATACTTATAATATCCGATATCCACGGAAATATTTATCCCCTTCAAAAGGTTTTAAAAACAGAAACTTATGACCTTATGATTTGTCTCGGGGATCTTGTGGATTATGGACCTTTTCCCGATGAAGTAACATCCATAATCAGAGAAAAGGCAAATTATTGTGTACTGGGGAACCACGATTACAGCTTTGCCTTTGACGACGATTGCCCCGGTACCACACCTGAGTTTCGCAAAATTACATATGAGATAAGAAATTACTTTAAATATAGACTTTCGCCAGAAAATATAGCCTTTCTTAAAACTCTTCCACTTACTAAGGAGGTTATGATTGAAGGCCAGTCTTTCCTATTGCTCCATTCTTCTGCCGAAGACCCCCTTGGTGACTATGTGACGTTTGATCAGGATCCAGAGATTATAAAAAAGAGGATGCTCCCAGATAAACTTGTAAATGTAATTCTTTACGGACACACCCACCAGTCTGGCATGTTAAAGATAAATAACGTTACAATCTTTAACCCCGGTAGTCTGGGTTTTCCAAGGGGAAAAGATAGGTACCCAAGCTATGCGATCTTAGAAAATGGGCAGTTTAAAATCCAATATGTTGAATATGATGTTTCAAAGATTGTCAGCGAATACAAGAAACATTCTGTTCCAGAGGAAATTATTCATAAGCTTATAGGAGCGAGAATATGA
- the guaA gene encoding glutamine-hydrolyzing GMP synthase: MKEKIVILDFGSQYTQLIARRIREIGTYSEILPYWLTPKDLGDNVKGIILSGGPSSVYDENAPLPCEEIFRLGIPILGICYGLQVIAHLFGGKVEPAENREYGFQKLKIIKNSELLENVRDGGTVWMSHGDIVKQIPEGFVVTASTENSPFAVIENPEKKIFGVQFHPEVAHTEDGLVLLSNFVKKICGTSATWNLEDYLTLQIKKIREEVGDSKVLLALSGGVDSSVVAYMLYKAIGNNYYPIFVDTGLLKKGEKERIHRYFGHNPNLRIVDASHEFFNALKGIEDPERKRKIIGKKFIEVFENEAKKIGIKFEYLAQGTLYPDVIESTSVVGPSEVIKSHHNVGGLPEKLHLKLIEPLRELFKDEVRKIGKLLNVPDEILQRHPFPGPGMAVRIIGEVTPEKVKILQEADYLVESIIKKHKLYNEIWQAFPVLLPVKTVGVKGDKRSYENVIAIRAVVSVDGMTADWYRMPYKVLAEISTSILNSVQGVNRVVYDISTKPPATIEWE, translated from the coding sequence TTGAAAGAGAAGATAGTAATTCTTGATTTTGGGTCTCAGTATACTCAACTAATTGCCCGAAGAATAAGGGAAATCGGGACATATTCGGAAATTTTACCTTACTGGCTAACACCAAAGGATTTGGGTGACAACGTAAAGGGAATTATTCTTTCTGGGGGCCCTTCCAGTGTTTACGACGAAAATGCTCCGTTACCCTGCGAAGAGATATTTCGTTTAGGTATACCGATCCTTGGTATTTGCTATGGGCTTCAAGTAATAGCTCACCTTTTTGGTGGGAAGGTCGAGCCTGCTGAGAACAGAGAATATGGATTTCAGAAGTTGAAAATTATTAAAAATTCAGAACTTTTAGAAAATGTGAGAGACGGCGGCACAGTGTGGATGTCCCATGGAGATATAGTAAAGCAAATCCCAGAAGGTTTTGTTGTTACAGCATCCACAGAAAATTCCCCCTTCGCTGTTATAGAAAATCCCGAAAAGAAAATCTTTGGGGTTCAATTCCATCCAGAAGTAGCACACACTGAAGATGGCCTTGTCCTGCTTAGCAATTTTGTGAAAAAGATATGCGGTACATCGGCTACCTGGAACTTAGAGGATTACCTAACTTTACAGATCAAGAAAATCAGAGAGGAAGTCGGAGATTCCAAAGTACTCTTAGCCTTGTCGGGTGGGGTTGATTCCTCTGTCGTTGCCTATATGCTTTACAAGGCTATTGGCAATAACTATTACCCCATATTTGTCGATACAGGGCTTCTCAAAAAGGGAGAAAAAGAACGTATCCACAGATATTTTGGCCATAATCCCAATCTCAGAATTGTTGACGCATCTCACGAATTTTTCAACGCCCTCAAAGGTATTGAAGATCCTGAAAGAAAAAGGAAAATCATCGGTAAAAAGTTTATCGAAGTATTCGAAAATGAAGCTAAAAAGATAGGGATAAAATTCGAATACCTGGCTCAAGGCACCCTCTATCCTGATGTTATAGAATCCACATCGGTGGTAGGTCCCTCCGAGGTAATAAAGTCTCATCATAATGTGGGTGGGCTCCCTGAAAAGTTGCACCTTAAGCTAATTGAACCGCTTAGAGAGCTCTTTAAAGACGAAGTCAGAAAAATAGGCAAACTTTTGAATGTCCCCGACGAAATTTTACAGAGGCACCCTTTCCCAGGCCCTGGAATGGCCGTAAGGATTATCGGCGAAGTAACACCTGAGAAAGTAAAAATACTACAAGAAGCCGATTACTTGGTAGAAAGTATCATAAAGAAACACAAACTTTATAATGAAATCTGGCAAGCTTTCCCGGTTCTACTACCGGTAAAAACCGTTGGCGTCAAAGGAGACAAGAGAAGTTATGAAAACGTAATAGCTATAAGAGCGGTTGTCAGCGTTGATGGCATGACTGCCGATTGGTACAGGATGCCCTACAAAGTGCTTGCTGAAATTTCAACTAGCATCCTGAATAGTGTGCAGGGCGTAAATAGAGTTGTATATGATATTTCTACAAAGCCTCCTGCAACCATAGAATGGGAGTAG
- a CDS encoding ABC transporter ATP-binding protein: protein MKPLIELIDIKKTYFLDEVPVEVLRGISLEIKEGEYISIMGPSGSGKSTLMHIIGCLDTPTSGIYNFEGVPVHTLDEDKLAEIRKRKVGFVFQNFNLLPRFTAVENVELPMIYAKVPPAERRARAIKLLERLGIGHRINHKPTELSGGERQRVAIARALANDPKIILADEPTGNLDSVSATEILNIFDELHKDGRTIVVVTHDSEVAKRAQKIIRIRDGLIVKD from the coding sequence ATGAAGCCTTTAATAGAGCTAATTGACATTAAGAAAACCTATTTTCTTGACGAAGTGCCCGTTGAAGTTTTAAGGGGAATTTCTTTGGAAATAAAGGAAGGGGAATATATTTCCATAATGGGACCGTCTGGTTCTGGTAAATCCACTTTGATGCATATAATTGGTTGTCTTGATACCCCTACTTCGGGAATATATAATTTCGAAGGTGTTCCAGTCCATACCCTCGATGAGGACAAACTGGCTGAAATAAGAAAAAGAAAGGTTGGATTTGTATTTCAGAACTTCAATTTACTACCCAGATTTACTGCCGTCGAGAATGTCGAACTTCCAATGATATATGCAAAAGTTCCGCCGGCCGAAAGAAGGGCCAGAGCAATAAAATTGTTAGAAAGATTAGGTATAGGCCACAGGATTAATCACAAGCCCACAGAACTCTCAGGGGGCGAAAGGCAAAGGGTTGCTATTGCGAGGGCCTTAGCTAATGACCCCAAAATAATCCTTGCTGATGAGCCAACGGGAAACCTTGATTCAGTATCCGCTACTGAAATTCTGAATATTTTTGACGAATTACATAAAGATGGAAGAACAATCGTAGTTGTAACCCACGACTCTGAAGTGGCCAAAAGGGCCCAAAAAATAATAAGAATCCGTGACGGATTAATCGTAAAGGATTGA
- a CDS encoding ABC transporter permease, translated as MNGILELLKSAWLTFNSNKLRSLLTTLGVVVGVSTVIAMVSVIDGINKYVYKVLGGLGTSTVYVQKYKWILTGRLTPEELRKLMNTPDLTIEDAKAIRSLDEVELVSAVQPVRGVTARYRERTVDADPSGVEPDYLAITGYELASGRPFIENDVLYKTNNVIIGDFIKQRLFPDEDPVGKEIWIDRYKFTVIGVLKPKGQLLGQNMDNVLLIPITTALKYFPVRGRFGPYRIFRSLQIVAKIRDDVPLEKGMSAIESLMRARRGIRFTEDNNFFLNTSEMLISAYKQITGGIFIAMVAIASMALIVGGIGIMNIMLVSVTERTREIGVRKAVGATPKDIMLLFLIEAILLTTIGGLIGVVLGFIFGKVVSLLTPLPASIPLWSVIVGLGFSSAVGLFFGIYPARKASKLNPVEALRYE; from the coding sequence ATGAATGGAATTCTTGAATTATTGAAATCGGCATGGTTAACTTTTAATAGCAATAAACTTCGTTCCCTTCTCACGACGTTGGGAGTTGTTGTGGGTGTCTCAACGGTTATCGCTATGGTTTCTGTAATCGATGGTATTAATAAGTATGTCTATAAAGTGCTTGGAGGTTTGGGAACTTCAACGGTGTATGTTCAGAAATATAAATGGATTCTTACTGGTAGATTAACACCGGAAGAGTTAAGAAAGCTTATGAATACACCGGATTTAACCATTGAGGATGCTAAAGCCATAAGGAGTTTAGATGAGGTCGAACTCGTCTCCGCTGTTCAGCCTGTAAGGGGTGTCACTGCAAGGTATAGGGAAAGAACAGTTGATGCAGACCCATCCGGAGTGGAGCCGGATTACTTAGCTATTACAGGTTACGAGTTAGCCTCAGGAAGGCCATTCATCGAGAATGACGTGCTCTATAAAACTAACAATGTGATCATTGGCGATTTTATTAAGCAAAGGCTCTTTCCCGATGAGGATCCCGTCGGCAAGGAAATCTGGATTGATCGATATAAGTTCACCGTCATAGGTGTTTTAAAACCAAAGGGACAACTCCTTGGGCAAAATATGGATAATGTTTTATTAATACCTATCACAACAGCACTAAAATATTTTCCTGTGCGTGGCAGATTTGGTCCTTACAGAATATTCCGAAGTCTTCAAATCGTTGCCAAAATAAGGGATGACGTTCCGCTTGAAAAGGGGATGAGCGCCATTGAAAGTCTTATGAGGGCAAGAAGAGGCATAAGGTTTACGGAGGACAATAATTTCTTCCTTAACACTTCAGAGATGCTGATTTCTGCCTATAAGCAGATAACAGGTGGAATATTTATCGCAATGGTTGCAATTGCTTCAATGGCTCTGATTGTAGGTGGTATTGGAATTATGAATATTATGCTGGTTTCGGTAACAGAGAGGACAAGAGAAATCGGGGTGAGGAAGGCTGTTGGCGCAACACCTAAAGACATAATGCTCTTGTTTCTTATAGAGGCTATTTTATTAACCACTATTGGGGGGCTTATTGGCGTTGTACTTGGGTTCATTTTTGGTAAGGTTGTTTCCTTACTTACTCCTCTACCCGCTTCTATACCCCTATGGAGTGTAATTGTGGGGTTAGGTTTTTCATCAGCTGTTGGTTTATTTTTTGGTATTTATCCTGCGAGAAAAGCCTCAAAACTCAATCCTGTTGAGGCTTTAAGGTACGAGTAA
- a CDS encoding YIP1 family protein, whose product MKNLLWVIYAPEKVFEEEQKPWTPLIVGLLISILFFIAIQIFLKQEILSSALERIAELPEEQQSRALKILYSPRRVIIGSASILIVYPIKIALLALIYNIAAPILGGELPYFKAFTIFSFSRYISSLSAIIKLPVAILTRNPFVRTDLGIFFSDKTSYIANVASQVDLFTIWSLVVAAIGLEKYAKMKRENAIALVGILWLAYIFVVHPLMMIRRLR is encoded by the coding sequence ATGAAGAATCTACTATGGGTAATATATGCACCTGAAAAGGTTTTTGAAGAGGAGCAAAAGCCCTGGACTCCGCTCATTGTCGGCTTGCTTATTAGCATTCTGTTTTTCATCGCAATACAAATATTTCTAAAACAGGAAATTCTCTCAAGCGCTTTAGAACGCATTGCAGAGCTTCCGGAGGAGCAACAGTCGCGGGCACTTAAGATATTGTATTCCCCGAGACGTGTCATCATTGGATCAGCCTCAATTCTTATTGTTTATCCAATAAAAATTGCATTGCTTGCGCTGATTTACAACATTGCTGCTCCCATTCTTGGAGGGGAATTGCCATACTTTAAAGCCTTTACAATTTTCTCTTTCTCCCGTTACATATCCTCCCTTTCTGCTATCATAAAACTCCCTGTTGCGATTCTAACAAGAAATCCTTTTGTAAGAACTGATTTGGGCATATTTTTCTCTGATAAGACAAGTTATATAGCAAACGTTGCCAGTCAGGTTGACCTCTTCACGATCTGGTCCCTTGTAGTGGCTGCCATTGGTCTGGAAAAGTATGCAAAAATGAAAAGAGAGAATGCTATAGCATTAGTAGGCATTCTATGGCTCGCATACATTTTCGTGGTACATCCGCTAATGATGATAAGGAGGTTAAGATGA
- a CDS encoding AMP-binding protein, giving the protein MAFPTVRPGIGWFTIPEMFERSHRLYKDRMALMMREGDEWITFTYDEMYDHVTRLAKYLKEELGLKKGNKAAIIGDNSPYWAITYFAYHWLGLTVIPVDARLKTPEIKYILKDSEAVLITAQDRFLEDLLEIQKEVPTLKYIISKQPNKFNIVSLKDIFQKVKTGIPKENVAFEDLAVILYTSGTTGVSKGVMLLHKNIMSDVDSLYQCLEYGPGDTFFSVLPIHHVYEQTCGLVVPIAGGAAIAYASSLKSKVMIEEMKYVKPTAMLVVPLLLEKIVEGIFKNIEKSGILTKAVFNGLRGTSKALDTFLKGKASKALFKSVRAKLGMDNLRYLISGGAALPRWVSRALEEMGFPILQGYGLSETSPVITLNPICCPKNDSAGLPVPYAEIKIYEPNEEGVGEIAVKGPMVMAGYYKNEEATKEVFTEDGWFLTGDLGYIDKDGYVYITGRRKNVIVTAGGKNVYPEEVETALLRSPYIAEVLVLGAYDPDTKKEEVHAIVYPNFEAVQQYFEEQGIKNPTIDDIYKLIDREIDTYCNDLAEYKRVKKFTIREEEFPKTTSMKIKRYLFQQQYRDTKKK; this is encoded by the coding sequence ATGGCATTTCCGACTGTTAGACCGGGTATCGGATGGTTTACCATCCCCGAAATGTTTGAGAGGTCTCATAGGCTTTATAAAGACCGGATGGCTCTCATGATGAGGGAAGGGGATGAATGGATTACTTTTACATATGATGAGATGTATGATCATGTTACCCGTCTTGCTAAATACTTAAAAGAAGAGCTTGGGCTTAAAAAAGGCAACAAAGCAGCGATTATTGGAGATAACTCTCCCTATTGGGCTATTACTTATTTTGCTTACCATTGGTTGGGTTTAACGGTTATTCCTGTTGACGCTCGCCTTAAAACCCCTGAAATTAAATATATTTTGAAGGATTCAGAGGCAGTGCTTATAACCGCTCAGGACAGATTCCTTGAGGACCTCTTGGAAATACAGAAAGAAGTTCCGACATTGAAATACATTATTTCTAAACAGCCCAACAAATTTAACATTGTGTCTCTTAAAGATATCTTTCAGAAAGTCAAAACTGGAATTCCTAAAGAAAACGTCGCCTTTGAAGACCTTGCAGTTATCCTTTACACATCAGGAACAACTGGAGTTTCTAAGGGTGTAATGCTTTTACACAAAAACATTATGTCCGATGTAGATTCTCTATATCAGTGCCTTGAGTACGGGCCTGGCGATACCTTCTTCTCTGTTTTACCAATTCACCACGTCTACGAACAGACTTGCGGACTGGTGGTTCCAATAGCTGGAGGAGCCGCAATTGCATACGCAAGTTCACTCAAGTCTAAAGTAATGATAGAAGAAATGAAGTATGTTAAACCTACCGCGATGTTAGTTGTTCCTTTACTGCTTGAGAAAATTGTGGAAGGAATTTTCAAAAATATTGAGAAATCAGGCATTTTAACAAAAGCTGTCTTTAACGGATTGAGAGGGACTTCAAAGGCGCTGGATACCTTTCTCAAAGGCAAAGCTTCCAAAGCACTGTTTAAAAGTGTTAGAGCAAAACTTGGGATGGATAATTTGAGATATCTTATTTCTGGTGGTGCAGCCCTCCCCAGGTGGGTATCGAGGGCCCTCGAAGAAATGGGATTCCCGATTCTCCAGGGATATGGTCTTTCTGAAACTTCTCCTGTTATAACTCTGAATCCCATCTGTTGTCCTAAGAACGATAGCGCAGGCTTACCTGTCCCTTATGCAGAGATTAAGATTTATGAACCTAATGAAGAAGGAGTCGGCGAAATCGCCGTTAAGGGGCCTATGGTAATGGCTGGATATTATAAAAACGAGGAAGCCACTAAAGAAGTATTTACCGAGGACGGATGGTTCCTTACGGGTGACCTGGGCTATATCGACAAGGATGGCTATGTATATATTACGGGTAGGAGGAAAAATGTAATCGTAACCGCTGGCGGAAAGAATGTATACCCTGAGGAGGTTGAAACTGCACTTCTACGCTCACCATACATTGCCGAGGTTCTGGTACTTGGTGCCTACGACCCCGACACCAAAAAAGAAGAGGTTCACGCTATAGTATACCCGAACTTTGAAGCAGTCCAGCAATACTTCGAAGAGCAGGGCATCAAAAATCCAACTATCGACGATATTTACAAACTTATTGACAGAGAAATTGACACCTACTGCAATGATCTGGCTGAGTACAAACGGGTAAAGAAGTTTACTATTCGTGAAGAAGAATTTCCCAAAACAACATCGATGAAGATAAAGCGTTATCTATTCCAGCAACAGTATAGAGATACTAAGAAAAAATAG